Proteins encoded by one window of Streptomyces uncialis:
- a CDS encoding PQQ-dependent sugar dehydrogenase produces MTAVLTAAALLLAAGCSGDGADKPAEPAARATESSGAPPSESAKASGGRTPPAKGAVDVERTVTEGLGSPWGLAPLPGGDLLVSSRDEGTISRVDSGSGKRVELGSVPGVAAAGEGGLMGIALSPSFASDQMVYAYFTTASDNRIARMLYDEGKPAGQQLGAPDTVLRGIPKGMIHNGGRIAFGPDKLLYAGTGEVGETGLSQDKKSLAGKILRMTPEGEPAPGNPLGDDSYVYSFGHRNVQGLAWDEEKRLWASEFGQNTWDELNQIVAGDNYGWPEVEGKAGKDGFHDPVAQWQTSEASPSGIAYAEGSIWMAGLRGERLWRIPVSGTDGGGEPQAFLKEEYGRLRTVVGAGTDKLWLATSETDGRGTPKKGDDRVLELKVK; encoded by the coding sequence GTGACGGCCGTACTGACCGCCGCCGCGCTCCTGCTCGCCGCCGGATGTTCGGGGGACGGCGCAGACAAGCCCGCCGAGCCCGCCGCCCGCGCCACGGAGTCGAGCGGCGCCCCGCCGTCCGAGTCCGCCAAGGCATCCGGCGGCCGTACACCCCCGGCGAAGGGAGCGGTCGATGTGGAGCGCACCGTGACCGAGGGCCTCGGCTCACCCTGGGGCCTGGCCCCCCTGCCCGGCGGGGACCTCCTGGTCTCCTCCCGGGACGAAGGCACGATCAGCCGGGTCGACAGCGGCTCCGGCAAGCGCGTCGAGCTGGGGTCCGTCCCCGGCGTGGCCGCCGCGGGCGAGGGCGGGCTGATGGGGATCGCCCTCTCCCCTTCCTTCGCGTCGGACCAGATGGTCTACGCGTATTTCACCACCGCGTCGGACAATCGCATCGCCCGCATGCTGTACGACGAGGGCAAGCCCGCGGGGCAGCAGCTGGGCGCTCCGGACACCGTCCTGCGCGGCATCCCGAAGGGCATGATCCACAACGGCGGCCGGATCGCCTTCGGCCCCGACAAGTTGCTGTACGCGGGCACGGGCGAGGTCGGCGAGACAGGACTGTCCCAGGACAAGAAGTCCCTCGCCGGGAAGATCCTCCGGATGACCCCCGAGGGCGAGCCCGCCCCCGGCAATCCGCTGGGGGACGATTCGTACGTCTACTCGTTCGGTCACCGCAATGTCCAAGGTCTCGCCTGGGACGAGGAGAAGCGGCTGTGGGCCTCCGAGTTCGGCCAGAACACCTGGGACGAGCTCAACCAGATCGTCGCGGGGGACAACTACGGCTGGCCGGAGGTCGAGGGCAAGGCCGGTAAGGACGGATTCCATGATCCGGTGGCCCAGTGGCAGACCTCCGAAGCCTCGCCGAGCGGAATCGCCTACGCCGAGGGGTCGATCTGGATGGCCGGACTGCGCGGCGAGCGCCTCTGGCGGATTCCCGTGAGCGGGACGGACGGCGGAGGAGAGCCCCAGGCGTTCCTCAAGGAGGAGTACGGCCGGCTGCGTACGGTGGTCGGCGCGGGCACCGACAAGCTCTGGCTGGCCACGAGCGAGACGGACGGCCGGGGCACACCCAAGAAGGGTGACGACAGAGTCCTGGAGCTGAAGGTGAAGTGA
- a CDS encoding DUF6191 domain-containing protein: MFNPIQELFAPGRKHTEDERQRLELTRVDLNDGDPGQGPIDLTSGKVTIRVPPQPASADLPGQATSEDRERDARNGNGRDGADGGGARSDEREPDSASAG, translated from the coding sequence GTGTTCAACCCGATCCAGGAGCTCTTCGCTCCCGGCCGCAAGCACACCGAGGACGAACGTCAGCGCCTCGAACTGACCCGGGTCGACCTGAACGACGGAGACCCTGGCCAAGGCCCGATCGATCTCACCTCCGGCAAGGTCACCATCCGTGTCCCACCGCAGCCCGCGAGCGCCGACCTGCCCGGCCAGGCGACTTCCGAAGACCGTGAGCGGGACGCACGGAACGGCAACGGCCGGGACGGCGCGGACGGCGGCGGAGCCAGGAGCGACGAGCGGGAGCCGGATTCCGCTTCGGCGGGCTGA